From the genome of Vicia villosa cultivar HV-30 ecotype Madison, WI linkage group LG2, Vvil1.0, whole genome shotgun sequence, one region includes:
- the LOC131649652 gene encoding uncharacterized protein LOC131649652 — translation MTDSGPYDIPQRTIQQLARENNWERVKREIEIRWVVQLITQAGKWRRGWERGNRRKWVGCLWKRESHFRRVMGILDKRLSSIKWKAGWQSAHSGTAVGIAAGEGVICSGDRKRKSIRKAESDVIVLSSDSEREEQVGKEMEKSKKRQMTKKGHSTTVEEREGMDGTGCTKLDNSSKKQYGPSGSVKDRRSVRKGKEVMVEDEEDDVSISSHVESQEYEAVVMEKEQSWIQEVTKPATMGTQVLQIPAEVITACNLVGKNSIMLYDTEIQKGYKCVLKKRDGKNEMYYIPSLLNFNRT, via the exons ATGACAGATTCCGGGCCATATGACATCCCCCAACG AACGATACAGCAACTCGCAAGGGAGAACAACTGGGAAAGAGTGAAGAGGGAGATTGAGATTCGGTGGGTGGTGCAACTGATAACTCAAGCAGGTAAATGGAGGAGAGGTTGGGAGAGAGGCAACCGCAGGAAGTGGGTTGGATGCCTCTGGAAACGTGAGAGCCACTTTCGGCGTGTAATGGGAATTCTTGACAAACGACTTTCTTCCATAAAATGGAAGGCAGGATGGCAATCCGCCCATTCTGGAACTGCTGTAGGCATTGCTGCAGGTGAGGGTGTTATTTGTTCTGGCGATAGGAAAAGGAAGTCCATTAGAAAGGCTGAATCTGATGTGATAGTATTATCCTCTGACTCCGAAAG GGAAGAACAGGTTGGTAAAGAAATGGAAAAGTCTAAGAAGAGGCAAATGACCAAGAAAGGACATAGCACAACAGTTGAAGAAAG ggaAGGGATGGATGGCACAGGGTGCACAAAGCTGGACAACAGCAGCAAGAAGCAATATGGACCCAGTGGCAGTGTGAAAGATAGGAGATCTGTTAGGAAAGGGAAAGAAGTAATGGTAGAGGATGAAGAGGACGACGTTTCTATTTCATCTCATGTGGAAAG CCAAGAGTATGAGGCAGTTGTAATGGAAAAGGAACAAAGCTGGATCCAGGAGGTCACCAAGCCAGCAACAATGGGGACTCAGGTTCTT CAAATTCCTGCTGAGGTAATCACTGCTTGTAACTTGGTCGGCAAGAACAGCATCATGTTGTATGACACAGAGATACAGAAGGGCTATAAATGTGTCCTGAAGAAGAGAGATGGGAAAAATGAGAT GTATTATATTCCTTCTCTTCTAAATTTCAACCGTACATAA